From a single Pongo pygmaeus isolate AG05252 chromosome 12, NHGRI_mPonPyg2-v2.0_pri, whole genome shotgun sequence genomic region:
- the SLC4A1AP gene encoding kanadaptin — MADILSQSETLASQELSGDFKKPALPVPPAARSKAPATSSSNPEEVQKEGPTALQDSNSGEPDVPPPQPDCGDFRSLQEEQSRPPTAVSSPGGPARAPPYQEPPWGGPATAPYSLETLKGGTILGTRSLKGMSYCLFGRLSGCDVCLEHPSVSRYHAVLQHRASGPDGECDSNGPGFYLCDLGSTHGTFLNKTRIPPRTYCRVHVGHVVRFGGSTRLFILQGPEEDREAESELTVTKLKELRKQQQILLEKKMLGEDSDEEEEMDTSERKINAGSQDDEMGCTWGMGEDAVEDDAEENPIVLEFQQEREAFYIKDPKKALQGFFDREGEELEYEFDEQGHSTWLCRVRLPVDDSTGKQLVAEAIHSGKKKEAMIQCSLEACRILDTLGLLRQEAVSRKRKAKNWEDEDFYDSDDDTFLDRTGLVEKKRLNRMKKAGKIDEKPETFESLVAKLNDAEKELSEISERLKASSQVISESPSQDSLDAFMSEMKSGSTLDGVSRKKLHLRTFELRKEQQRLKGLIKIVKPAEIPELKKTESQTTGAENKAKKLTLPLFGAMKGGSKFKLKTGTVGKLPPKRPELPPTLMRMKDEPEVEEEEEEEEEEEKEKEEHEKKKLEDGSLSRPQPEIEPEAAVQEMRPPTDLTHFKETQTHENMSQLSEEEQNKDYQDSSETTSLCAGPSASKNEYEKSRGELKKKKTPGPGKLPPTLSSKYPEDDPDYCVWVPPEGQSGDGRTHLNDKYGY; from the exons ATGGCTGACATTCTCTCTCAGTCAGAGACCCTGGCGTCGCAAGAGCTCAGTGGGGACTTCAAAAAGCCAGCTCTGCCGGTGCCCCCAGCGGCGCGGAGTAAGGCCCCGGCCACCAGTTCTTCAAACCCTGAGGAGGTACAGAAGGAAGGGCCCACTGCGTTGCAGGACTCCAATTCTGGGGAGCCCGACGTCCCTCCTCCTCAGCCGGACTGCGGGGATTTTAGGAGTCTACAGGAGGAGCAGTCGCGCCCCCCGACAGCAGTTTCTTCCCCTGGCGGTCCAGCCCGGGCTCCCCCCTACCAAGAACCTCCATGGGGTGGCCCTGCCACAGCCCCCTACAGCTTAGAGACCCTGAAGGGCGGCACTATCCTTGGCACCCGTAGCTTGAAAGGGATGAGTTACTGCCTTTTCGGGAGGCTGTCTGGCTGCGACGTGTGCCTGGAGCACCCTTCGGTGTCTCGGTACCACGCAGTGCTGCAGCACAGGGCGTCCGGCCCTGACGGAGAATGCGACAGCAACGGGCCGGGCTTTTACCTCTGCGATCTGGGAAGCACCCATGGCACTTTTCTCAACAAAACTCGCATCCCACCTCGCACCTACTGTCGAGTCCACGTTGGGCATGTTGTTCGCTTTGGAGGCAGCACCCGGCTCTTTATCCTGCAG GGACCAGAAGAAGACCGAGAGGCAGAATCCGAGTTAACAGTAACAAAGTTGAAGGAACTGCGCAAGCAGCAACAAATATTGTTGGAGAAGAAGATGCTAGGAGAAGACTCAgatgaagaagaggaaatggatACCTCTGAAAGGAAGATAAATGCTGGTAGCCAAGATGATGAGATGGGTTGCACCTGGGGAATGG GAGAAGATGCAGTAGAGGATGATGCTGAAGAGAACCCTATTGTCTTAGAGTTTCAGCAGGAAAGGGAGGCCTTTTATATAAAGGATCCCAAAAAGGCTCTCCAAGGCTTTTTTGACCGAGAAG GAGAAGAATTAGAATATGAATTTGATGAACAGGGACATAGCACTTGGCTCTGCAGGGTGAG ATTACCTGTGGATGATTCAACTGGAAAACAACTGGTGGCTGAGGCCATTcactcaggaaagaaaaaagaagcaatgatCCAGTGCTCATTGGAAGCTTGTCGGATTCTTGACACTTTGGGATTGCTTCGGCAGGAAGCAG TATCTCGGAAAAGGAAAGCCAAGAACTGGGAAGATGAAGACTTTTATGATAGTGATGATGACACATTTCTTGATCGGACTGGCCTGGTTGAGAAGAAGCGTCTGAACAGAATGAAGAAGGCTGGCAAGATTGATGAGAAGCCAGAGACCTTTGAATCATTG GTTGCAAAATTAAATGATGCTGAAAAGGAACTTTCTGAAATTTCTGAGAGATTGAAAGCCTCAAGCCAAG TTATATCAGAGTCTCCATCTCAGGATTCTTTAGATGCGTTCATGTCAGAAATGAAATCAGGCAGTACATTAGATGGTGTGTCCCGGAAGAAACTTCACCTGAGAACTTTTGAACTGAGGAAAGAACAACAGAGACTTAAAGGgttaataaaaattgtaaagcCAGCAGAGATTCCAGAACTAAAAAA GACTGAAAGTCAGACTACAGGTGCAGAAAACAAAGCTAAAAAGCTTACATTGCCTCTATTTGGTGCCATGAAAGGAGGAagcaaattcaaattaaaaactgGAACAGTAGGG AAGTTACCCCCGAAGCGTCCAGAACTCCCTCCAACTCTAATGAGAATGAAAGATGAGCCTGAagtagaagaggaggaggaagaggaagaggaagaagagaaagaaaaggaggagcatgaaaagaaaaaactggagGATGGAAGCCTCAGTAGGCCACAGCCAGAGATAGAGCCAGAAGCAGCAGTGCAGGAAATGAGGCCTCCCACAGATCTCACACATTTTAAAGAAACCCAAACCCATG AAAACATGTCTCAACTTAGCGAGGAAGAACAGAATAAAGATTATCAAGACAGTAGCGAAACCACTTCATTGTGTGCAGGACCCTCAG caTCAAAGAATGAATATGAGAAAAGCAGAGGTgaattgaagaaaaagaaaacacctggTCCAGGCAAA